The window AAAAGGAAGAAACATATTATTTCGAGACATTTACCTTGTGGTTTTATACATCCATGAACGTGGTTACAATACTGTTCATCAGCACAGCTGCACAGTGATGTACATTCCTGACCATAATACGGAGAAGGGCAAGGGACTCTACAGTTTTGTCCAATATAGCCCTTGCCACATGCTGTCCattaaaaagcaaataaaaatgaGCACCGGCGTATgtgcatttaaataattaacGAGCGCTCAGAGTACTAGTCTTTTTGATTTTAGACTTACGAATACATCTGTTCTCTATCTTGTTCCAATTATATCCAAGACAGCATTCCAGAACTCCGGAtcttaatgaaattatttttcacCTTATATctaattgttaaaatattgtataatatagacaGCGAATACAACAAAAGTTATACACTGATTGTTagataaacatttattattatgtacTTGGCATATAAAGTGCGTTCCtaatattgtaaaatacacGTAAGATTTGCATGAAAATTAAAGTCACAATAATGCTACTTAGGTTTAATGAAATGGGCTTGTTTTAAgactaaattttaaatattatcaacAGACAGAGAAGCAGACAAATAACTAGATGACAATTAAACAATAGTATTACCTTTCACAAAGCTTTGCAATGGAAAGTCGaagataaaaaattaacataatcaTGGTTACGACCATACTTTCTCCACACATTTTGAAAACTCATCTAATTTATTAGACCAAATTGCCATCACGAGTTATTATCAATCATTTTGCCTTTTAGAGTCTATTTCCTATCTGATGGACATATTACACGGAGTTTTTCCCCGTGTAAAAATCTCAATTGTCTCTTTCCGGTGGAGCAGATCATGGCAATTAGGTTCCTTAAGCACGTCATTATGTCTATCCCGCTTTgttattgaaacattttttttttaattttaagattacAATTCATAACTTATAGAAAGGCTGTTAGTTAACAGTTACATTTTGTAAATCAGTTAAACCAACAGTTACTAGCAGTTATCGTGACTTTACAACTTGGGTATTTTTGGTGCTTTCAGAATTCATTCATCAAATGTTGTCAAAAACTAACCGGACATCTGTTCAGAAAATGGCAGGGCTTTATTTCGTTGTTTTGAAGCAATCGATTGAAGACATACCATTAAGTGCATtatcaacaataaaaataacatgaaaatgtAGAATAAAACAGGACGTACATGTACGTACACAAAAATAGCATATCCTAAAATCGTAATCTCACAGTAACTGCTAAATAGTTAAAgagaatttaaataaaatatattaagagtGGAAAAAAATTCTAGAGTGAATAGAAATTCTTATCAGTTGAAACTGTTCAAACAAGCGGATGGCGGGGAAAACAGATACAGGTGTATGACAACATGTCTGCTCTCGATTCAATTCTTGTTGAAAAAGTTCGCCTTATTCTTAACGGATATAATAATGTAATTGTTGGATCATTGGCTTACCGTCATTTTCTCTCCCCActgattaaaatattcaagTTATGTATGTAACTTTGACTTATATCATTGAAGTAAAActtatgcatttaataaataaaaattaatagtaaTCAAACAATATTAGCCGCATCTCATGatgaaaaataactttaaacatGTACTTATACAACTTTGAGGAGTCTAATGATGGTATTTGATACCGATTTTCTGAAACTAAAATCATTTGCGCTGTGTTACTATATTGGCCCCGACTTAGGGCCTGAACCCTTGACCAAGGTGCGATGTACTTAACAATTTTAGTAGTTTCATATACATAATGTCTAAGATTTGATACAATTCCTTTATATACCTAACCGTATTGACACCACTATAGTGCCTACCAAACTCGTGACCCAGGGcccatgcattttacaaagtcgGCAGGTGTTTCATCGATATGATAATCATGCAATTTTGTTCTCAAAAGTGCATGAGATGAGAGGAGACGATTATCTTAGAAtgaatacattttcattatatGGCTATATTTTCCCCGCTCTAGCAGTAGCGTCGAAATCCAATTGAAAGTGGAAGAAGGTGGGGGTAGACctctcagaaatcttgacaagcaaaacaaaaaaggtttttgttatgGTTGTATCTaactatgcaaaaaaaaaaacttagccCCAATGCCACCCCATCTGGTTCCGGTGTCTATGCCTAAGACCTGACTGCATTACCAAGGGGCCATGGATTTCACATTTTGGATTACCATGTGCTTAGTTCTTCTGATGCATTTCGAATGGTAGAGAAGATTTGTTGTTAAACTTGCATAACTTTTTACAGTTTTTACTCAAAATCTGTAGCTCTTGGGAGGTGGGTTTCATGAATGTCACGTTTCATATATCATTTTCTCTACAGATGTTCTACACAATGTTTAAAAGATACCCCTAGCAATACCAGAGATGAAGCTGAAAATGTTCAAAGGtaaacgcacgacgacggacgaaaacggatctCGGCAGACGGTAGCCGACACAGGAAGTGTTCCCATTGACTGTACAATTGAAAGCATTATGAATGACCATACAAAAGAATAAAAGGACCATGACTCTAGACTGGCACTAATATATGATTGTTACACACCTAAAATTTGAAGTACAGGTGAATCTCGATAACTCGAACTTCGGGGGACCATGATtaaacttcgagagatcaagagttcgagagatcgaaagtttaaaaaaatcccgAAATTTTTGTTTCGGTCATTTTGGTTCTAAAATTATTAGTAGCCGGTATTTAATATTACTTTTCAGCATATTATGTTTTCTTAATCATTACGttggaatattttaaataaagagcATTTATCGTAACATTCACaagttgttgaaattaataGATTTCATACAAATTACTTATCTACCCCATTGAAGGTAGCAATAGGTAGTGTCACTTACGTAATCAACCAATTAACACGACCACGCTAGCCCCCCGAAGTTCACTCAACCGTCCAGGTAAGGTCCATGTGGAGCTATAGTTATACGCATGGTCGGCTGCGTGTGTACACAGCAATCACTTCGAGTTATCAAgagtgaaaaacaatgaaatatgtataacgGGACCCAGGTTTtccttcgagagatcaagatcTTCGAGGGATCGGAGTTCGAGAGATCAGGAGTAAATTTGCTcagttatatagagaaaaaaaattgggacCGCGAGTTCatttcgagagatcaagaacttcgagagatcgaagttcgagccatTGAGTGTCACCTGTATTTATTCCTTTTATAAtcacaaaattttcttaatgTTCTGCAACCACTTGATATAACTACAGTAATACCAATATTCTTACAAAACTATGAATTTCTTaacatgtttataaaatgaCTAACTACAAACCTTAGCTTGTccattgaaatttaattgaatCTGTCGTATCGTTCTCGTTGTTCCCTTGTATTTGTATATGAAGGTGAGGGTTGATAGTCTCTCTTGAGGCTTTATATTCCTCCATGCAAGTGCTGATGGAATATACTgcaaattccttatattacgcgggtacttaattctgcgattccGATGTTTTGTATCAAACCGTGAGAATATGAAATCGCGATCAgcattttttgttataatttcctatagttcaaaactgtctgaaaaatgaaagcgagattttaaaatctgtgagAGTTGCTACTCTCGATTTTACGCGGAaataattcctcgcgtttaattaggaatctacagtatgtattccaaatacatgtactactgaTTAACATATCACTGCATATAACTTCTCACTATTTTGTAGTTTTCTGCTTGCTTACAAAAACATTACTAATACTGTTCCTTCACTCTCAGTTTAAAGTATGCGCCAAACCCATTTTCGTTTTATCACGGCCGAAACAGAGCACCACTCGGTAATGTATGTAGCTTCGATGGATGTCGTAGATACATGCACCTTCAGGTACATAGAATATTACGAAAGACTGGCACCTGCATGCATTTGTATTTTAAGACCCCTTTATTAAGTGGAAAACCCACAATTTAAGGCTGATTTCATTTGTTCATTTTaatcattgtttaaatatatatttgttgtttcataaaactaactttttaaaCCATAGAAACGCAGATGTCATTTGGCTATCAAAATGTGCGAGTctgactttgatttttaaatattgtcattttatacACAAACCGTCATTTTATTACTGAAACGTTTAAAATCCCTGAGTTGATTAAAATGAAGTGGCCTTTTGACCTCTTGCTTAGTGTAAACTTGTATGCAACAATTctgatattaattatatttattattgaataacaattacaaaaataaatatcttgctttttaaaaaattatttattacaatgaataatgataataacAAAGTGTGAACCGTCTCAAAAATCAACATAGCGAAAAGAAATTCAAAGTGGAGCAAATCcagacctctaaaaagatagagattGGATCAGTTGCCCAGGAGGAGTTCATGATTGAATTGATAACTTGGATTATGATTGATCAATGTAAAAATGTCAACACATTTAACTTCAACGTTTAGCTAAATAAAACAAAGCTAAATATAACACGCCAACAAAGCCGCAACACTCACAAGACTAAAACTAGCATAGTACATGCTATGTATTAGTGACTAATAACcaatttcttttgtttgctCTCCTGTGCAAAGGTTTAATTATGTGCAAATGGTGGAGGATATTTTACCTATCACTTTAGATGTTGATGATTTGATGGTTAAAACACGATTTATTTTCGATGGTGAAGTAACATTGTTCATCGTCCCTACATAAATAAGAATAACCCCATACAATATGAGTCTAATAGGAATAACAATATAAAACCCTCCAAAACCCTTTTTAGTTGATGAACAAGAAGTTGTGTAAAATTTAAGAGTCATGCAAACTAATTTTTCCCAGCTCTTAGATTAGGATTTTTACtacttgttttattataatcttAAATACTAAAACATTACAaacatttattcaatataaCACTGTATTCCAACCACACACAAAACAATATACTATTTGTGTTGTCATGCAAAgttgtatatatgtacatgtaaaactgattgcaaaataaaaatcggATCGGGGTATAGGTTCAACGGTTAtgtcatcaatattttttactatTACTATACTATATCTAATGTcactagtaaaaaaaataatatcgttacactattattaaaaaattataccttCTGATATTGCAGACTTTGAACATCCAGCTACATGATTGCATAGATCTTTGTTACAATTGCATTTAAGTCGACATTCCCGGCCATAGTACAGTTCAAGACACGTTTCAGTACAGTTTTCCCCAACATAACCATCATTGCaggcttaaaaaataaaattaacactcATTATCAAGAAACATGGAAAATGTTCATTATGTCAAAAGTAAACAGAAAGCTTGTAAGTACCTAAGCATTCTCCAAGAGTCTCATTCCAAACATATCCCAGGCAACATTTTGTTGTTCCGCCATATCTAAATTTAGAATATTTGGTTATATTAAGGAGTAtttcattaaatgaaaatctgttTTAATGTATCATATATGGTAATGAATGTTGTTCAGAGATTTGATGGAGTATTGGATTTGATTTTCTTATGGAATTTACGATATAATATCCCCAATAAATGTTGAAGCCTGctgattaaaataatatttagattttaaatacataaataatgCTCAATATTTTAATTGGGATAATAATGTCTTAATAtctaatgtttgaaaaaaaaagtaatccTAAAGCAAGATCACTATACTTTCACTAACAAGTAacaatgttttaatgttaaataaacattttagtgaattttatcatttctttgatGTGGAATGTTTTACAGATATATAAAGAGTTTTCGTGGGTTTCCCATATTGTCTACGAAAGAAAATTTCCACTGAAAATTGCAACATTGTATTCTATAGTTTTCAAGACCCCGTGTTTCGCATATGTGGCGAATTTACAAAATGTCATCCCAACAGCCCATTTTAGAATtgacaatttataaaaaaaaaatcatcccgCACAAATTTCCTACAGTATAAATGAAGAGTAATTAATCTTCTGTGTACTTATAGCCATGCAATTGCCTAGTTTAAAGGCATCACTATTTgttgatatttgaaatcttcATCAACGGATTAATACGGATATTAAGGTTATCTCGTTGTGATTTTGTGCTGTATTTGAAGACTTAAAAATACCAATTGTGTTGGTAGTTTTTATTCTCTTCAACGATTCTCATTAGCACTGCATCCATGTGGTCAGTAATATATGATAAAGAAAGTACATAATCAATTAAACATGTACTTACAAGAAtgttgaaaaattaagaaataacgAATAAAGTACACCGTATTGCATTGCAAATAAATAACAAGCCCTAACCGTTGAGATGGAAAAATTATT is drawn from Crassostrea angulata isolate pt1a10 chromosome 5, ASM2561291v2, whole genome shotgun sequence and contains these coding sequences:
- the LOC128183240 gene encoding multiple epidermal growth factor-like domains protein 10, giving the protein MCGESMVVTMIMLIFYLRLSIAKLCERSGVLECCLGYNWNKIENRCIPCGKGYIGQNCRVPCPSPYYGQECTSLCSCADEQYCNHVHGCIKPQGDACQNPMLKPEEYMKITSLMWTVIVCLVVISITFFSTYLYLKHRKKPNVDVSQTL